The proteins below come from a single Natrinema sp. SYSU A 869 genomic window:
- a CDS encoding methyltransferase domain-containing protein, with amino-acid sequence MSGDDIADDAADSETEAESDRVPVLLVRGDREYLVEPGDEMGTDLGVLEVPEDVQSGDTIETHLGDEFQVRRLRGPDLFHHFERTGAPMVPRDIGLVIGETGIAQGDRVLDAGTGTGVLTALMARAGADVVTYEQDADFADVARENMALGGVADDVDVRTGDVLEEIDSLEPSSFDVLTLDTGDAPEMVEHAPDLLVDGGFIAVYSPFIESTREVSETAREVGLANITTRETIQREMQFDERGSRPSTAPVGHTGYLTIARNE; translated from the coding sequence GTGAGCGGCGACGATATCGCGGACGACGCGGCCGACAGTGAGACCGAAGCCGAAAGCGACCGCGTGCCGGTCCTGCTCGTTCGCGGCGACCGCGAGTACCTCGTCGAACCCGGCGACGAAATGGGGACCGACCTCGGCGTCCTCGAGGTCCCCGAGGACGTCCAGTCGGGCGACACGATCGAGACGCATCTGGGCGACGAGTTTCAGGTCCGCCGACTGCGGGGCCCGGACCTCTTTCATCACTTCGAGCGGACGGGCGCGCCGATGGTCCCCCGCGACATCGGACTGGTGATCGGCGAGACCGGCATCGCCCAAGGCGACCGCGTGCTCGACGCCGGCACCGGAACCGGCGTGCTCACGGCCCTGATGGCTCGGGCCGGTGCCGACGTCGTGACCTATGAGCAGGACGCCGACTTCGCAGACGTCGCCCGCGAAAACATGGCGCTGGGCGGCGTTGCGGACGATGTCGACGTCCGAACCGGCGACGTTCTCGAGGAGATTGACTCCCTTGAGCCGTCGTCGTTCGACGTGCTCACCCTCGATACGGGCGACGCGCCCGAGATGGTCGAACACGCGCCAGACCTACTCGTCGACGGCGGGTTCATCGCGGTCTACAGCCCGTTCATCGAGTCGACCCGTGAGGTCTCGGAGACAGCCAGAGAAGTCGGCCTCGCGAATATCACGACTCGAGAGACGATTCAACGCGAGATGCAGTTCGACGAACGGGGTTCGCGGCCGTCGACGGCCCCCGTCGGTCACACCGGCTATCTGACGATCGCGCGTAACGAATAG
- a CDS encoding transcription factor S: MEFCDECGSMMKADDGLWECGSCGYTEPKGDADQYIVTDDQEASEIIESSGETSLPETDAICPECNNDRAHWYMQQIRSADESETRFFICTECEHKWREDDN; encoded by the coding sequence ATGGAATTCTGCGATGAATGCGGTTCGATGATGAAAGCCGATGACGGCCTCTGGGAGTGCGGTAGCTGTGGCTACACGGAGCCGAAAGGCGACGCCGACCAGTACATCGTCACCGACGACCAGGAAGCCAGCGAGATTATCGAGTCCTCCGGCGAGACTTCGCTGCCCGAGACCGACGCTATCTGTCCCGAGTGTAACAACGACCGCGCCCACTGGTACATGCAACAGATCCGGTCGGCGGACGAGTCCGAGACGCGCTTCTTCATCTGTACCGAGTGCGAGCATAAGTGGCGCGAGGACGACAACTAG
- a CDS encoding MFS transporter: MRGIVDRIIAPFAVDRRVLALAGARMADGIGNSFLIIVIPLYVTSGIVDGTTFGFGESMIIGVILSLFGFLNSSFQPFTGRLSDRLGRRKPFILVGLAGLALTNVTYIFAETYVSLLVIRGLQGVSVAFIIPSSVALVNELATTGDRGGNMGVYNTFRLVGFGAGPAVAGAVVSRGPYALPAGVRVDGFDAAFYVATITATISYVLVTILVSDSESTGANAGADLSIPIFDQSGTNLLDPVFTLGVASLFMATAIALFATIQPQVNARLEQGATWFGLQFAAFIIAQVALQTPIGRACDRYGRRPFIVTGMVLLIPTTLVQGFILSSGVMFLARLCQGIAAAMVFAPSLALAGDLAGEGESGSKLSVLTMAFGYGIAVGPLSSGALVGFGFEVPFVFGTVLAVLGTILVYTQVEETLEATASVPVVGSD, encoded by the coding sequence ATGCGAGGGATCGTCGATCGGATCATCGCACCCTTTGCCGTCGATCGGCGGGTGCTCGCGCTTGCGGGCGCTCGAATGGCGGACGGAATCGGGAACTCGTTTCTGATTATCGTCATTCCGCTGTACGTGACCAGCGGCATCGTCGACGGGACGACGTTTGGGTTCGGCGAGTCGATGATCATCGGAGTGATCCTCTCTCTGTTCGGGTTCCTCAACAGCAGTTTTCAGCCGTTTACCGGGCGGTTATCGGACCGTCTCGGCCGACGCAAACCCTTCATTCTGGTCGGGCTTGCCGGCCTCGCGCTGACGAACGTTACCTACATCTTCGCCGAGACGTACGTCTCCCTGCTCGTCATCCGCGGGCTCCAGGGCGTCAGCGTCGCCTTCATCATCCCGTCGTCGGTCGCGCTCGTGAACGAACTCGCGACGACCGGCGACCGGGGCGGGAACATGGGCGTCTACAACACGTTCCGACTGGTCGGCTTCGGTGCCGGTCCGGCGGTGGCCGGTGCAGTCGTCAGTCGCGGCCCGTACGCGCTTCCTGCCGGGGTGAGAGTTGACGGCTTCGACGCGGCCTTCTACGTCGCGACGATCACGGCCACGATCAGCTATGTCTTGGTGACGATCCTCGTCTCCGACTCCGAGTCGACGGGGGCCAACGCCGGCGCGGACCTCTCGATTCCGATCTTCGACCAGTCGGGCACCAACCTGCTCGATCCCGTCTTCACGCTCGGCGTCGCGTCGCTGTTCATGGCGACCGCGATCGCGCTGTTCGCGACCATCCAGCCCCAGGTCAACGCCCGCCTCGAGCAGGGGGCGACCTGGTTCGGCCTGCAGTTCGCGGCGTTTATCATCGCCCAGGTCGCCCTACAGACGCCGATCGGGCGGGCCTGCGACCGGTACGGCCGCCGTCCATTCATCGTCACCGGGATGGTGTTGTTGATCCCGACAACGCTCGTACAGGGGTTCATTCTCTCCTCCGGAGTGATGTTTCTGGCGCGGCTGTGTCAGGGGATCGCCGCTGCGATGGTGTTCGCCCCGTCACTGGCGCTGGCGGGCGATCTCGCCGGCGAGGGCGAGTCCGGATCGAAGCTGTCGGTGCTCACGATGGCCTTCGGCTACGGCATCGCCGTCGGCCCGCTCTCATCGGGTGCGCTGGTGGGATTCGGCTTCGAGGTCCCCTTCGTCTTCGGGACCGTGCTCGCAGTTCTCGGGACGATCCTTGTGTATACGCAGGTCGAGGAGACGCTCGAGGCGACGGCCTCCGTGCCGGTCGTCGGGAGCGATTGA
- a CDS encoding DUF5797 family protein — MTLSEEAQDRLADVVELQPTKNSELQDRWEMESGSEVHQYLENELSDYYFRDDNSLIRATAEAADLVDVEPGIESDPEGDGVPSKIRVPELQARIVAVLAGPEERSESVVSVLHRLRDEYDVDPDAEDVRSGLQSLRRKGVVEVEYRTVPTFRLAVEREDLEVAVSD; from the coding sequence ATGACGCTCTCGGAGGAGGCCCAGGACCGGTTGGCGGACGTGGTGGAGCTACAGCCGACGAAGAATTCCGAACTCCAGGACCGGTGGGAGATGGAAAGCGGCAGCGAGGTCCACCAGTACCTTGAGAACGAACTCAGTGACTACTACTTCCGGGACGACAACAGCCTGATCCGCGCGACCGCGGAGGCGGCCGACCTGGTCGATGTCGAGCCGGGCATTGAGAGCGATCCCGAGGGTGACGGCGTGCCCTCCAAAATCCGTGTGCCCGAACTACAGGCTCGGATCGTCGCGGTGCTGGCCGGTCCCGAGGAGCGATCCGAGAGCGTCGTCTCGGTGCTCCACAGGCTCCGAGACGAGTACGACGTCGATCCCGACGCCGAGGATGTCCGCTCGGGGCTTCAGAGTCTGCGCCGGAAGGGCGTCGTCGAGGTCGAGTACCGCACCGTCCCGACGTTCCGACTGGCAGTCGAGCGCGAGGACCTCGAGGTCGCCGTCTCGGACTGA
- a CDS encoding DUF5787 family protein, translating to MDPHTAEFGFELRACRWAECEWPPEADLAGDGRTVIVARQLGTKRRRWDTIVLECDTDSLRHRAKFGLERLDSDLRHVVRNAPEEWAYYRDTLPHPGYPWRYVREAIHSAADRGILETRTNGNRIEIRRKWVYPDWLERIVAIENKPDLDASAARALASQLEYDVAMGLADEVWVATRKTGERVEPALFEDLPIEAGILSLEPDDLTTEVEWHPRSLPVDEPGTRILERPDGGKRDDSAARFEYVEPDWKADKRLAIAERAYERGWRSFVDTMRPDCRHFELRARDATQALPYCAAKGRCQTAAECSGSCNEFEPEPPVWRTRGWPIEGGPGKRSQQLLAERRRRRRPGL from the coding sequence GTGGACCCACATACTGCCGAATTCGGGTTCGAACTCCGAGCCTGCCGGTGGGCCGAATGCGAATGGCCACCGGAAGCGGACCTCGCCGGCGACGGCCGCACGGTCATCGTCGCCCGCCAGCTCGGGACGAAGCGCCGCCGCTGGGACACCATCGTCCTCGAGTGCGACACTGATTCGCTCCGCCACCGGGCGAAATTCGGCCTCGAGCGGCTCGACAGCGATCTCCGCCACGTCGTCCGAAACGCTCCCGAAGAGTGGGCCTACTACCGCGACACGCTTCCCCACCCCGGCTACCCGTGGCGATACGTCCGCGAGGCGATCCACAGCGCCGCCGATCGCGGGATCCTCGAGACCAGAACGAACGGCAATCGCATCGAGATCCGGCGAAAGTGGGTCTATCCAGACTGGCTCGAGCGCATCGTCGCGATCGAGAACAAGCCGGACTTAGACGCCAGCGCCGCCCGCGCACTCGCCTCGCAACTCGAGTATGATGTCGCGATGGGGCTGGCTGACGAGGTTTGGGTCGCGACCCGAAAAACCGGCGAGCGGGTTGAACCAGCCCTCTTCGAGGACCTGCCGATCGAGGCGGGTATCCTCTCGCTCGAGCCCGACGATCTGACCACCGAGGTTGAATGGCATCCCCGCTCGCTCCCAGTCGACGAGCCTGGGACTCGGATTCTCGAGCGGCCCGACGGCGGAAAGCGGGACGACTCTGCCGCTCGATTCGAGTACGTCGAGCCCGATTGGAAGGCCGACAAACGACTCGCAATCGCCGAGCGCGCCTACGAACGCGGCTGGCGCTCGTTCGTCGATACGATGCGTCCCGACTGCCGACACTTCGAGTTGCGTGCTCGAGATGCGACCCAGGCGCTGCCGTACTGCGCCGCCAAGGGACGGTGCCAGACGGCCGCCGAGTGTTCCGGCTCCTGTAACGAGTTCGAACCCGAGCCGCCGGTCTGGCGCACCCGCGGCTGGCCGATCGAGGGCGGGCCCGGAAAACGGTCACAGCAACTCCTCGCGGAGCGCCGGCGGCGACGACGACCGGGGCTGTAA
- a CDS encoding bis(5'-nucleosyl)-tetraphosphatase, translating to MAVEATSAGAILFRDTRGRREYLLLKSRPGDWEFPKGGVEGDEELQQTAIREVTEEAGIEQFRLLDGFRKDYDYVFEANGKTIHKTVHLFIAKSFEASAELSNEHRDLQWRDYEQAINTVTQDGPREILEDAHEFLDERKEEDEDEE from the coding sequence ATGGCAGTCGAAGCTACGAGCGCAGGCGCGATCCTCTTCCGCGATACGCGGGGCCGGCGCGAGTATCTTCTACTCAAGAGCCGCCCAGGCGATTGGGAGTTTCCCAAGGGCGGTGTCGAAGGAGATGAAGAACTACAGCAGACGGCGATCCGCGAAGTAACGGAAGAGGCAGGTATCGAACAGTTCCGACTACTCGACGGCTTTCGCAAGGACTACGACTACGTCTTCGAGGCGAACGGCAAGACGATTCATAAGACCGTTCACCTCTTTATCGCGAAATCGTTCGAGGCTAGCGCGGAACTCTCAAACGAACATCGCGACCTCCAGTGGCGCGACTACGAACAGGCGATCAACACCGTCACACAGGACGGCCCACGGGAGATCTTAGAGGACGCCCACGAGTTCCTTGACGAGCGTAAGGAGGAAGACGAAGACGAAGAGTAA
- a CDS encoding amidohydrolase — MTADDLVSLRRDLHRKPEPAWREFYTTARIVDELESRLGDDLAELHVGPEAIAGNHRMAVPDDADLTHWYEQARDAGVDKTVLERLEGGYTGAVAVLERGEGPTVGLRVDIDGLPRRESDALDHAPVAEGFRSEHEGAMHACGHDAHATIGIGVLEAIADDGERLDGERERTERDPHRNAERSEEESRSSSEQGSDGDFSGTLKVFFQPAEEVVGGGKSMAESEHIRDIDALLAVHIGLDHPTGEVVAGIDGFLAVSHLEAEFTGESAHAGGHPEQGRNAVQAMATAVQNLYGIPRHNDGKTRVNAGVVEGGSAANVIPDEARILAEVRGETTELMEYMKGRTRQVVRSAAEMHDCEVSFETGAEAPSATSDEELVSIVADIAGETPGVDRVLERDELGGSEDATFLMRAVQENGGHACYVGVGTDHPGGHHTATFDVDEDSIQHGIDVLAGSLEEISRQQV, encoded by the coding sequence ATGACCGCGGATGACCTCGTCTCGCTGCGTCGAGACCTCCACCGGAAACCCGAACCCGCCTGGCGCGAATTCTATACGACCGCACGGATCGTCGACGAACTCGAGTCCCGACTCGGTGACGACCTCGCTGAACTCCATGTCGGCCCCGAGGCCATCGCAGGCAACCATCGAATGGCAGTCCCCGACGACGCCGACCTGACCCACTGGTACGAACAGGCTCGAGATGCCGGCGTCGACAAGACTGTCCTCGAGCGACTCGAGGGCGGGTACACGGGTGCGGTCGCCGTCCTCGAGCGCGGCGAAGGACCGACCGTCGGGCTGCGGGTCGACATCGACGGCCTCCCGCGACGGGAGTCCGACGCGCTGGACCACGCACCCGTCGCGGAGGGCTTTCGCTCCGAACACGAGGGCGCGATGCACGCCTGTGGCCACGACGCCCACGCGACAATCGGAATCGGCGTGCTCGAGGCAATCGCAGACGACGGTGAGCGACTCGACGGTGAGCGCGAGCGAACGGAGCGCGATCCACATCGGAACGCGGAGCGTTCCGAGGAAGAGTCGCGATCCTCATCAGAACAGGGTTCCGACGGAGACTTTTCGGGGACGCTGAAAGTGTTCTTCCAGCCCGCCGAGGAGGTCGTCGGCGGCGGGAAGTCAATGGCCGAAAGCGAACACATCCGGGATATCGATGCCCTGCTCGCGGTCCACATCGGTCTCGATCATCCGACCGGCGAGGTCGTGGCCGGGATCGATGGCTTTCTCGCGGTTTCACACCTCGAGGCGGAGTTCACCGGCGAGTCGGCACACGCTGGTGGTCACCCCGAACAGGGCCGCAACGCGGTCCAGGCGATGGCGACGGCTGTCCAGAACCTCTACGGAATCCCGCGGCACAACGATGGCAAAACGCGGGTCAACGCGGGCGTCGTCGAGGGCGGCAGCGCCGCCAACGTCATCCCTGACGAGGCCCGGATCCTCGCCGAAGTCCGGGGCGAGACGACCGAACTAATGGAGTACATGAAAGGGCGAACCCGGCAAGTGGTCCGGAGCGCCGCCGAGATGCACGACTGCGAGGTCTCGTTCGAGACCGGTGCCGAGGCTCCCAGCGCGACCAGTGACGAGGAACTCGTCTCGATTGTCGCCGACATCGCGGGCGAGACGCCGGGCGTCGACCGCGTCCTCGAGCGCGACGAACTCGGCGGCAGCGAGGACGCGACCTTCCTGATGCGGGCAGTACAGGAAAACGGCGGTCATGCCTGCTACGTCGGTGTCGGGACCGATCACCCCGGCGGCCACCACACCGCGACGTTCGACGTCGACGAAGACAGCATCCAGCACGGAATCGACGTGCTAGCGGGCTCATTAGAGGAGATAAGCCGTCAACAAGTCTGA
- a CDS encoding geranylgeranyl reductase family protein: protein MSTQEQSATTATAKTQSPDAVVVGAGTAGCYAAATIAQEGYDVIILERKDEEEAGHIACGDALKGADAFPEAIPKSKLEPAFTNTGVDHGRFEIPQEDTVLEIPVPGELAVIDRWEYGRRIIDGAGDTGVDFHYDTVVKNVVQNDDGRVTGVEAIRKGDPITYESDIVIDAAGSLSVLQDNVDFSDSTFDTNVDYSHFCSAYREIVHVEEPVEWDDALVFKPTERAAGYLWYFPRTDTEINAGLGFQMTEEPMQLVDDLKRDLENRPEFDGAEVEDKLGAALPTRRPYDSAVHPGYMAIGDAAGHVNPTTGGGIAGAAYGGKYAAERAIEALETGDYSEDTFWEYNEKVMDHFGARYAALDVYNILSTAVDVDDLMGLLAAMPGDKLAEALYSGSTDIGLKLKLEAMLKSRGHWGTIWNLYKTKRRADELLAHYENYPTSPEGLAGWQDRRDELMEKVYETTGAEPKY from the coding sequence ATGAGTACGCAGGAGCAGTCGGCTACCACCGCGACCGCGAAGACGCAGTCGCCGGACGCGGTTGTCGTTGGGGCAGGAACCGCAGGGTGCTACGCCGCAGCGACCATCGCACAGGAGGGGTACGATGTCATCATCCTCGAGCGAAAGGACGAGGAGGAAGCGGGCCACATCGCCTGTGGCGACGCCCTGAAGGGTGCCGACGCCTTCCCCGAGGCGATCCCGAAGTCGAAACTCGAGCCGGCCTTTACCAACACGGGCGTCGATCACGGCCGCTTCGAGATCCCCCAAGAGGACACCGTCCTCGAGATTCCGGTGCCCGGCGAACTCGCCGTCATCGATCGCTGGGAGTACGGCCGGCGGATCATCGACGGTGCGGGTGACACTGGCGTTGACTTCCACTACGACACCGTCGTGAAAAACGTCGTCCAGAACGACGACGGTCGCGTCACGGGCGTCGAAGCGATCCGGAAGGGCGACCCGATCACGTACGAGTCCGATATCGTCATCGACGCCGCAGGCTCGCTCTCCGTGCTACAGGACAACGTCGACTTCTCGGACTCTACCTTCGACACCAACGTCGACTACAGCCACTTCTGTTCGGCCTATCGTGAGATCGTCCACGTCGAAGAGCCCGTCGAGTGGGACGACGCGCTCGTCTTCAAGCCGACCGAGCGCGCAGCGGGCTACCTCTGGTACTTCCCGCGCACCGATACCGAGATCAACGCCGGCCTCGGCTTCCAGATGACCGAGGAGCCGATGCAACTGGTCGACGACCTCAAACGTGACCTCGAGAACCGCCCTGAGTTCGACGGCGCGGAGGTTGAGGACAAACTCGGCGCGGCGCTGCCCACCCGTCGACCCTACGACTCCGCGGTCCACCCGGGCTACATGGCCATCGGCGACGCTGCAGGCCACGTCAACCCCACGACCGGCGGTGGTATCGCCGGGGCCGCCTACGGCGGTAAGTACGCTGCCGAGCGGGCCATCGAAGCCCTCGAGACCGGCGACTACAGCGAGGACACCTTCTGGGAGTACAACGAGAAAGTGATGGACCACTTCGGCGCGCGCTACGCCGCGTTGGACGTCTACAACATCCTCTCGACGGCCGTCGACGTTGATGACCTGATGGGACTGCTCGCCGCGATGCCTGGCGACAAGCTCGCCGAAGCCCTCTACTCCGGCAGTACGGACATTGGGCTCAAACTCAAACTCGAGGCCATGCTCAAGAGCCGCGGCCACTGGGGCACCATCTGGAACCTCTACAAGACCAAGCGCCGCGCCGACGAACTGCTCGCCCACTACGAGAACTATCCGACCAGTCCCGAGGGGCTGGCGGGCTGGCAGGACCGGCGCGACGAACTCATGGAGAAGGTCTACGAGACGACGGGCGCGGAGCCGAAATACTAG
- a CDS encoding 2Fe-2S iron-sulfur cluster-binding protein, whose protein sequence is MTEYTIEFVGTGETITCTDKETILSRCLEAGIAQEYSCRVGMCLACSAEIVKGEVTQPAARGLTDEEAENYALTCMARPQSDLQLDRGKYPPSIEGDLEADGATDGAVADD, encoded by the coding sequence ATGACAGAGTACACTATCGAGTTCGTCGGGACGGGTGAGACGATCACCTGCACCGACAAGGAGACGATCCTGAGTCGGTGTCTCGAGGCGGGCATCGCCCAGGAGTACTCCTGCCGAGTCGGGATGTGTCTGGCGTGTTCGGCCGAAATCGTCAAGGGGGAGGTTACCCAGCCCGCGGCCCGCGGGCTGACGGACGAAGAGGCCGAGAACTACGCGCTGACCTGTATGGCTCGCCCGCAGTCGGACCTGCAACTCGACCGCGGGAAGTACCCGCCGAGCATCGAGGGCGATCTCGAGGCCGACGGTGCGACTGACGGTGCGGTCGCCGACGACTGA
- a CDS encoding rubrerythrin family protein, whose amino-acid sequence MDAAEFQESIEESMAVELDRLGSSKLLVALTDADLTEERILWTAAESERAAMETLEAWADDEDHEDARQVFAEYRDQERDHYDRITAMLADGEFDTGDAGPMHATLRSLETTTARLGGLVGRALVADQMHLQLISFFVNEGDEKHADCFRELRTETAAQGDRAAELLADVCAESEDWERVRAVAEDVIETAYDAYADSLDDLGLDPKPIC is encoded by the coding sequence ATGGACGCCGCCGAATTCCAGGAGTCGATCGAGGAGTCGATGGCTGTCGAACTCGATCGTCTCGGCTCGTCGAAACTCCTCGTTGCGCTCACCGACGCCGATCTGACGGAGGAACGGATCCTCTGGACCGCTGCGGAGAGCGAACGGGCTGCGATGGAGACCCTCGAGGCGTGGGCCGACGATGAAGATCACGAGGACGCGCGCCAGGTATTCGCCGAGTATCGCGATCAGGAACGCGACCACTACGACCGGATTACGGCCATGCTCGCGGACGGCGAGTTCGACACCGGAGACGCCGGGCCGATGCACGCAACGCTTCGCTCGCTCGAGACGACGACGGCTCGGCTGGGCGGGCTCGTCGGGCGAGCGCTGGTCGCCGATCAGATGCACCTCCAACTGATCAGTTTCTTCGTCAACGAAGGCGACGAGAAACACGCCGACTGCTTCCGAGAACTGCGAACCGAGACGGCCGCCCAGGGCGACCGAGCGGCTGAGTTACTCGCGGACGTCTGTGCGGAGAGCGAAGACTGGGAGCGGGTGCGGGCGGTCGCCGAGGACGTGATCGAGACTGCGTACGACGCGTACGCCGACTCGCTGGATGACCTCGGTCTCGATCCGAAGCCGATCTGTTGA
- the ftsZ gene encoding cell division protein FtsZ gives MDSLIDDAIDEAENGEAAVPDDGAPRDGQPSGSDGSDGRTTGTMTDDELEDVLQDLQTDITVVGCGGAGGNTVNRMHEEGIHGAKLVAANTDVQHLVEIEADTKILMGEEKTGGRGAGSLPQVGEEAALESQQDIYDAIDGSDMVFVTAGLGGGTGTGSAPVVAKAAREAGALTISIVTTPFTAEGEVRRTNAEAGLERLRDVSDTVIVVPNDRLLDSVGKLPVRQAFKVSDEVLMRSVKGITELITKPGLVNLDFADVRTVMERGGVAMIGLGESDSEAKAEDSVKTALRSPLLDVDISGASSALVNVTGGNDMAIEEAEGVVEEIYDRIDPDARIIWGTSIDESLEGSMRTMIVVTGVESPQIYGRPDGEEPVQPEAPAQGEDIDFVE, from the coding sequence ATGGACTCTCTAATCGACGACGCAATCGACGAGGCCGAAAACGGGGAGGCCGCGGTCCCCGACGACGGCGCGCCACGGGACGGACAGCCGTCCGGCAGCGACGGGTCGGACGGCCGAACAACTGGGACGATGACCGACGACGAACTCGAAGACGTTCTGCAGGACCTCCAGACCGACATCACGGTTGTCGGCTGTGGCGGTGCCGGCGGTAACACGGTCAACCGCATGCACGAGGAGGGCATCCACGGCGCGAAACTCGTCGCCGCCAACACTGACGTCCAACACCTCGTGGAGATCGAGGCCGACACCAAGATCCTCATGGGCGAGGAGAAGACCGGCGGCCGTGGGGCCGGTTCGCTCCCGCAAGTGGGCGAGGAAGCCGCCCTCGAGAGTCAGCAGGACATCTACGATGCCATCGACGGCTCGGACATGGTCTTCGTCACGGCCGGGCTCGGCGGCGGTACCGGGACGGGCTCCGCACCGGTCGTCGCCAAGGCCGCCCGCGAGGCCGGCGCGCTGACGATCTCGATCGTCACGACGCCCTTCACGGCGGAGGGCGAGGTTCGACGAACGAACGCTGAAGCCGGTCTCGAGCGCCTGCGTGACGTTTCTGATACAGTGATCGTTGTCCCCAACGACCGCCTGCTCGATTCGGTCGGCAAACTTCCCGTCCGTCAGGCGTTCAAGGTCTCCGACGAAGTGCTGATGCGCTCGGTCAAGGGCATCACGGAACTCATTACGAAGCCCGGTCTCGTCAACCTGGACTTCGCTGACGTTCGCACCGTCATGGAACGCGGTGGTGTCGCCATGATCGGTCTGGGCGAATCCGACTCCGAAGCCAAGGCCGAGGACTCGGTCAAGACCGCGCTGCGCTCGCCGCTGCTCGATGTCGACATTTCGGGTGCGAGTTCCGCCCTCGTCAACGTCACCGGCGGCAACGACATGGCCATCGAAGAGGCCGAAGGCGTCGTCGAAGAGATCTACGACCGGATCGATCCTGACGCCCGCATCATCTGGGGCACCTCGATCGACGAGAGCCTCGAGGGCAGCATGCGGACGATGATCGTCGTCACGGGCGTCGAATCGCCCCAGATCTACGGCCGACCGGACGGCGAGGAACCCGTCCAGCCCGAAGCACCCGCACAGGGCGAAGACATCGACTTCGTCGAGTAG
- a CDS encoding D-aminoacyl-tRNA deacylase, whose product MTTLAIVDSRADRASEHICDQLRERADWTERTDDARPAADGGGTYYRTEGAELRSFDGLHIELERPADAFDCDPDLLVFASRHSGDTGPLLTGHFTGNFGPAEFGGEPDALAEAAPNALARLLAAFNEYALDGYEVGMEGTHHGPTEVGCPSLFAELGSDDEQWDDPAGADAVACAILALRDVSPHRNRQVVGFGGNHYAPRFERIVRNTSWAVGHIAPDWALEAMDHPTAHRDVIERSFEASNADIALLDGEWPVLKETLEDSDCRVVSETWLREVDDRPLEVVDAVESDLGAVDDGIRFGERLTESFTVVDLPADLVGTAQGIDPERVRTAVEEHTVAFATDNGGSRVGSRVAVPQTGNEERTGASESRQTIVEELAAVLEAKFDAVRVEDDAVIAEETAFDPALAQQVGVPEGPKFGALADGDPVTVDGETVSPERVRTERTRRFPF is encoded by the coding sequence ATGACCACGCTCGCAATCGTCGATAGCCGCGCCGACCGCGCCTCGGAGCACATCTGCGACCAGCTCCGCGAGCGCGCGGATTGGACGGAACGGACTGACGACGCCCGGCCGGCCGCCGACGGCGGCGGTACCTACTACCGGACCGAGGGGGCCGAACTGCGCTCGTTCGACGGTTTGCATATCGAACTCGAGCGCCCGGCCGATGCCTTCGATTGCGACCCCGACCTGCTCGTCTTCGCCTCGCGACACTCAGGCGACACCGGGCCGCTGCTGACGGGCCACTTCACGGGAAACTTCGGCCCGGCCGAGTTCGGCGGCGAGCCGGATGCGCTCGCCGAGGCCGCGCCGAACGCCTTGGCCCGCCTGCTCGCGGCCTTCAACGAGTACGCGCTCGACGGGTATGAGGTCGGCATGGAGGGGACCCACCACGGCCCCACCGAGGTCGGCTGTCCATCGCTCTTTGCCGAACTCGGCAGCGACGACGAGCAGTGGGACGACCCCGCCGGTGCAGACGCCGTCGCGTGTGCCATCCTCGCGCTCCGAGACGTCAGTCCCCACCGCAACAGACAGGTCGTCGGTTTCGGCGGCAACCACTACGCGCCCCGATTCGAGCGGATCGTCCGCAACACGTCGTGGGCAGTCGGCCACATCGCCCCCGACTGGGCGCTCGAGGCAATGGATCACCCGACAGCACATCGCGACGTCATAGAGCGATCCTTCGAGGCCAGTAACGCCGATATCGCACTGCTCGACGGTGAGTGGCCGGTCCTCAAGGAGACTCTCGAGGATAGTGACTGTCGGGTCGTCAGCGAGACCTGGCTGCGGGAGGTCGACGACCGTCCGCTCGAGGTTGTTGACGCGGTCGAGTCCGACCTCGGAGCCGTCGACGACGGCATCCGTTTCGGCGAGCGGCTCACGGAATCGTTCACCGTCGTCGACCTCCCGGCGGATCTCGTGGGTACCGCACAGGGGATCGATCCCGAGCGCGTCCGGACGGCCGTCGAGGAACACACTGTTGCGTTCGCGACCGATAACGGCGGCAGCCGGGTCGGTTCGCGGGTGGCGGTCCCCCAGACCGGGAACGAGGAAAGGACCGGCGCAAGCGAGTCACGACAAACGATCGTCGAGGAACTGGCCGCGGTTCTCGAGGCGAAGTTCGACGCGGTGCGAGTCGAAGACGACGCCGTCATCGCCGAAGAGACGGCCTTCGATCCCGCACTGGCACAGCAGGTCGGCGTGCCGGAAGGGCCGAAGTTCGGCGCGCTTGCCGACGGCGACCCGGTCACCGTCGACGGGGAAACGGTCAGTCCCGAGAGAGTTCGGACCGAGCGGACACGTCGGTTCCCGTTCTGA